Part of the Plasmodium vinckei vinckei genome assembly, organelle: plastid:apicoplast genome, TAGCTAATATTTTTGCTAATTCTGTTTTACCAGTACCACTAGGACCACATAAAATCCAACTACCTATTGGTTTATTTTTAGTTTTTAATCCTATTAAATTTTGTTTTATAGATGGTATAATATTATTAAAAATATGATTTTGACCATGAATATTATTATATAAATATTGCTCTAATTTTATTAAATTATATTTATTAATTTTATTATTTTTAAATAAATTAATTTTTGACATATTTAAATATTCAGATATTGAATTTTTTATATCATTTATTGTTAATGAAGATTTTTGTTTTATTATAGTATTAGTAAATTTGTAATTTAAAATTTTTGTATTTGAATTAAAATTAAATAAATATTTTTTAGAACAAGAATTTTCTAATAAGATTAATGGTATTATAGGTGAATTTAAATTTATAATATATTTTTTACTTAAATGAATTAATTCATATAATATATGATTTGATATATTTATTTTATAATAATTTATATAATTTTGAATATTATTTTTTAATATTAAAAATAATTGTAATATAGATAGATCTTTTAATTTTATATTATTAAAAAAATAATTTTTATATAAATTATAAGATTTAAAATATAAATTATATTTTTCTTTATTTATTGGTATTATTATATGAATATTTGAATTATAAATCTTATTTAATAATAAATATAAATAATATAATTTATTATTTTCGTCATTAAATAATTCAATATTTTTTATAATTAAAATTAATTTATATTTATTATTTATAAAATAATTAGAAATATCTAATATTTTATTTATAATTGTATATATATCATAATTAAATAAATCGTTTAATACCCAAATTTCTGTATTATATAAATATAAAGGTACTATTTTATTATTAATATTATTAATTAAAATATTTAAAAAAGAAAAAATATTTTCTTCTTCACCCTCTATAAATATATGTTTTTTTATATTTAAATTTAAAATTTGTAACAATTTAATATATTGTAATTTATAAATATTTATATTATTATAATTATAAATAAAATTTAAATTTAAAATGTTTTTTGATATTTCCTTTAATTTTAATTGTACATTTATAGGAAAAGTTGTATTAGGAATATAATAATTTAAATTTAAATTTTTTAAATTTAAATATTTAAATAAATAATTAATTTCATTATTTTTTTCATTTAATAATAATATTAATAAATTTAAAGAATTAACTTTAAAATTAATATTGTTTAATTTAGTTAAAATATTAATAACTTTACTAGAAAAAACAGTATTTATAATATTTTTATTATTATAATATGTATATTTAGATAATAATAATGATATTAACTTATTAGTTATTAATTTTTTATTTATATGTAAAAATTGTGTACATAAATTATTTGTTAATAATAATCCTAATAATAAATGAATAGGCATTATAAAATAATTATTATATTTTAATGCAATATATTCAGCTTTTAAAAATATTATTATTAATTCATGTGTACAATATAAATTATTTAAGATCATAGTTTTATTTATTATATTTAATTAAATTATTTGTTATAATATAAAATAATTGAATTATATTATAAAATAATAACTGAAATTTTTTATATAATAATATTTTATAAATTAAACATATATTATTTAATTTACTATTATATTTTTTATATAAATTAAATAAAGTGTAATTATATATTATTTTAAATGTTTTATTAGAATAAATATAAATAATAAATATATTTAATTTATATTTATTAATATATTCATTTATTTTTTTATTTAACAAATTTAAATTTATATTATAAGATTTAAATTTATAATTTAAAATAGAAATTAAATTTACTTTATTATTACCTTTATTTTTTATAGAAATTTTATATTTATATAAAAGAATCATTAATTGTTATATTTTATTATATATACATGTCTTAAAGGATTTTAACCTTTATTATAAATTTTGGAAATTTATATTTTAATATTAAATTAAAGACATAATTTATATTATATATGAATAAAGAGACTCAAACTCTTATAACAATTTTGGTAAAATTGTATTTTATCGTTAAATTATACTCATATATTTTTAGAATAATAGGATTCGAACCTATATTAATGAAATCAAAATTCATTACCTTAACCGTTTGGTTATATTCTATTATTATAATAATAATATTATAAGTCATTATAGCTCAATGGTAGAGCAATGGATTGAAGTTCCATGTGTTATCAGTTCAAATCTGATTTTTGACATTTATTTAATAGTAAAATTATAAATAAAAAATTAATTAAATATTTATATACATTATATATAATTTTAAAATATTTTTTATTTATTAATATATATATTAATATAATTATATATACCCATATAAATAAACTATAAAAAAACATATTAAAATATTTAACTATTTTAATTATTTTCTTATTAAATATTTTATTTAAATTTTTATTAATTACTAACATTGTTAATTTATAATATTTGTTATAATTCCTGCTCCTATAGTTTTACCCCCTTCTCTTATTGAAAATTTCATATTTAAAGTTAATACTATATAATGTTTTAATTCAACAGTTAATGTTAATTTGTCTCCTGGGATAGCAACTTTTTGACTTACATTATTTAAACAAATATCTTTAATTTCTCCAGTTACATCTACAGTATATATAAAAAATTGAGGTTTATATCCTATATTAAAAGGTTTATGACGACCTCCTTCGTCTTTAGTTAATATATATACTTCAGCTGTAAATAATTTATATACTTTTAATTTATTAGGAGTAGCTAAAATCATACCTCTTTTAATATCTTTTTTTTGAACATTTCTTAATAATACTCCAACATTATCCCCTGATTGGGCCTGTATTAATTGTTTTTTAAACATTTCTAATCCTATAACTGTTGTTAAAATAGAAGATTTTTCAAATTTTAAAAGTTCAACTTCATTATTTATATTTATACATCCTTGTTCTATTTTTCCAGTAACTACTGTACCTCTACCAGTAATTGAAAATACATCCTCAATAGACATAAAAAAATAATCATTTATGTTTCTTATAGGTATTTGTATACTATCAATTATATTTATTAAATTATTTAATTTTTGTATCCAAATATTTGATTTAATTGATTCATAATTTTTATTTTTTTGTATAATATCTATTACATTTAATGCTGAACCAGTTAAAATATGTATATTATTTAAATCAAAATTATATTTTGTTAATAATTCATTAATTTCCAACTTTATAAAATCAATTAATTCTTCATCGTTACATAAATCTTCTTTATTTAAAAAAATAATTAAATTTTTAATACCTATTTGTTTTATTAATAATAAATGTTCGTATGTTTGAGGCATAATTCCGTCTATAATAGATATAACTAAAATTGCTATATCCATTTGTGTTGCTCCTATAATCATATTCTTAATATAATCTGAATGTCCAGGGCAGTCTATATGTGCACAGTGTTTTGTAAAAGTTTCATATTCAATATGTGTTGTATTTATAGTTATACCTCTTATTTTTTCTTCTGGAGAAGAATCTATATCAGAATAACTATATTTTTTTGATAATCCTTGTAAATTTAATAAATAAGATATAGCTGTTGTTAAAGTAGTTTTACCATGATCAACATGACCTATAGTACCTAAATTTATATGTTGTTTATTTCTTATAAATAATTTATTATTCATATTTTAAAAATATATTTATAATAATTATATAAATAATAATATAATCAATTCTTTATTGTTTTTTTATTTAATAAATATATATAAGTTCTATTTGATATAAATTGTTTTATCAAATTTAATTTCATTTTATATAAATCTCCTTCTTTATTATAACTTAAAATTAAATATTTACAAATAATTTTATATAATAAAGTATTTTTATTTTGTATTATTTTTATAAATAACTTATATACATTAAAAATAGATTTATTAAAAGATATTATAATAGGAATATTATATTTAATTGTATTAATTTTTATTTTATAAAATGAAAATGGTAATAATAAATTTTTTATAGCTTTATTAAAAATAATTATACCAAATTTATTAGTTATTTTTTTTAATAAATATAATATATATATTAATAATTTTATACTTTTATTTAATTTACCTTTTTTTAAAAATATTTTAATAAAATATTTAAATAAAACTGTCATTTAATATATAAATTTTTAAATTTTTTTAGTTCCATATTTAGATCTTGATGTTTTTCTATTTTTTACTCCTATAGCATCTAATGCTCCTCTTATAACTTTATATCTAATTCCAGGTAAATCTTTAACTCTACCCCCTTTAATTAAAACAAAATTATGCTCTTGAACAGATTTACCTTCTCCAGGTATATAAGCCAATAACTCTTTATTATTAGATAATTTTATTTTAGCAACTTTTCTTAAAGCTGAATTTGGTTTTTTAGGAGTTTTAATTAAAATTTTTAATACAATACCTTTTTTTTGAGGACTATTTAATAAAAAATTATTATATTTTTTAATTTTTTTAAATGATTTTATTTTTTTTTTATATAATAATTTAGTAATTGTTAACATTATAATTAATATTTTCTTTTAGAAATTTTACATCCATTATAAGGAATAGAAGTAATATCAAATAATTTATTTATATTTAATTTTTTATTTTTATATTTAATATTTAATAATAATTTTAATATATGAATTCTATAAGAATTAATACCATTAAAAATAACATTTATTTTATATAAATTTTTATTAATTAAATATTTTATAATATTTATAGTTAATATATTATTAGCTACTATAGTACTTTTTAATCTATTTTTAAAATTTTTTAAACAACCACAAGATATACTTTTTATATTTTTAATATATATATATTTAAAATTTAGTTGTTTATATTTAGAAATAGTTATTAATGTATTTTTTAAAGTTAATTTAAAATATAAAAAAATAATATAATTTGTATTCATTGAGTTTGTTTATGCTTTTTATTTTTACAAATAATATGTAATTTTTTAAAACGTCTTATTAATTGACAATTATTACATATTTTTTTTATAGAAGAACGTTTTTTCATTATCTATTTTATATTTAACTTTTTAATTTTATTATTAATAATATTATTTATTTTAATCTTAAATATTTTATGAATATATAAATTTAATCTATATAAACTATATTTTATTCTAAATATATTATTTTTTATATTAAAAATACTTATATTACTAATATTTAATAATAAATTAATATTATATAAATTTAATCCATTTATATATTTTAACATATATATTAAATATAAATTCTTATTTAAATACATTATCATAATACATTAAATAATATTAATAATATTTTATTTAATAAATTATATTTATTAGTTATAATATTATAATATATAATAATTTTACAATTTAAATATCCTAAACATTCAAATAGATATTTAAATAATAAAAAACGTATATTTAAATAATTACAAATTTTAAATTGTAATTTTAAAAAAATATTACTATAATTTATATAAATATACTTTAATTTATACATATTTAACATTGAATATTTAAAATAATATATATTATTTAAACTATTAATTTTAGAAAATAAAATAGCTTTATTTAAATTTATATGCTTTCCTATTCCTATACCTACCCAACCTTGTTTATTACCTGTTAATAATATAACTTTATATCTTTTAATTCTTCCTTTTTTTATTGTATAAGAAATTTTTTTAATATCTATTATTTTTTCTATAATATTTATATTATTATAAATTATATTAATTTTATTATTTAAACTATTATATTTATAAATATAAAAATATATATAATTCATATTATATATATAATAATTAAAATTATAATAATATATATTATTTAAAATATAATATAATTTTATATATATAACAAGTAAATTATAAATTTTATTATATAAATAATAATTAAAATTATTCTTAATTTTTAAATTTAAAATAATAAAAATACTCTTAAATATTATTAAAATATAATATAATATATAAATATTTTTATTATTATAAAATTTTTTATTATATAAAATATTTTTCATATATTTAATTATTTATTTAATTTAATACCTAATTCTTTATATTTATTTATAAATTGAAAAGAATTTATTAATTTACCTATAGAATTTAATATAAATAAATTATAACTACACAATTCAATTATATTCTTATTAATATAAATATTACATAATACTATATTAGGCAATTTAATTATAATTTTATGATTATATTTTAATTTAAAAATTAAAATATTATATTTTTTTAAATAATAAAATTTATAATTTATACCAATAATAGTTAAAATTAATTTAAATATATTATTATTAATAAAATAAATATTATAAAAATTATATTTATATGTTTTATTTAATAAATAAAATAAATTATTATTAAAAAATAATATATAAATATAATTTAATATATATATATAATTAATAATATTTTTATTTTTTTTATTATATATTACATATATATAATTAAAAAATTTTTTATCTAAAACTAAATAATAATAAATATTATTTTTATTAATATTATTATTATAAAAAAAAATATACTTTTTATAATTTAACATTTTTATTCATAAATTTTACATTTAATTAAAAAATATA contains:
- a CDS encoding apicoplast ribosomal protein S11; translation: MNTNYIIFLYFKLTLKNTLITISKYKQLNFKYIYIKNIKSISCGCLKNFKNRLKSTIVANNILTINIIKYLINKNLYKINVIFNGINSYRIHILKLLLNIKYKNKKLNINKLFDITSIPYNGCKISKRKY
- a CDS encoding chaperone protein ClpM, putative; protein product: MILNNLYCTHELIIIFLKAEYIALKYNNYFIMPIHLLLGLLLTNNLCTQFLHINKKLITNKLISLLLSKYTYYNNKNIINTVFSSKVINILTKLNNINFKVNSLNLLILLLNEKNNEINYLFKYLNLKNLNLNYYIPNTTFPINVQLKLKEISKNILNLNFIYNYNNINIYKLQYIKLLQILNLNIKKHIFIEGEEENIFSFLNILINNINNKIVPLYLYNTEIWVLNDLFNYDIYTIINKILDISNYFINNKYKLILIIKNIELFNDENNKLYYLYLLLNKIYNSNIHIIIPINKEKYNLYFKSYNLYKNYFFNNIKLKDLSILQLFLILKNNIQNYINYYKINISNHILYELIHLSKKYIINLNSPIIPLILLENSCSKKYLFNFNSNTKILNYKFTNTIIKQKSSLTINDIKNSISEYLNMSKINLFKNNKINKYNLIKLEQYLYNNIHGQNHIFNNIIPSIKQNLIGLKTKNKPIGSWILCGPSGTGKTELAKILAKQLFGSENELIRFDMSEYMEKHSISRLIGSPPGYIGYSEGGQLTEQVYNKPNCVILFDEIEKAHPDIYNIMLQILDEGRLTDTTGKLIDFTNTIILLTSNLGCPTNYDKYLNNKNYLNELDLKDIKNNIKTKITNYFKPELLNRLTNILIFNPLNIKALNLIFNKFITELKTKLYLNKLNIIISINNNLKYFIIKLTYNPLYGARPLKRLLELIFDKSISDLLLNYNKKYFNTNKYILYYFLNQYYNLKFNIYSL
- a CDS encoding apicoplast ribosomal protein S7, yielding MTVLFKYFIKIFLKKGKLNKSIKLLIYILYLLKKITNKFGIIIFNKAIKNLLLPFSFYKIKINTIKYNIPIIISFNKSIFNVYKLFIKIIQNKNTLLYKIICKYLILSYNKEGDLYKMKLNLIKQFISNRTYIYLLNKKTIKN
- a CDS encoding apicoplast ribosomal protein S12, which produces MLTITKLLYKKKIKSFKKIKKYNNFLLNSPQKKGIVLKILIKTPKKPNSALRKVAKIKLSNNKELLAYIPGEGKSVQEHNFVLIKGGRVKDLPGIRYKVIRGALDAIGVKNRKTSRSKYGTKKI
- a CDS encoding elongation factor Tu, putative — its product is MNNKLFIRNKQHINLGTIGHVDHGKTTLTTAISYLLNLQGLSKKYSYSDIDSSPEEKIRGITINTTHIEYETFTKHCAHIDCPGHSDYIKNMIIGATQMDIAILVISIIDGIMPQTYEHLLLIKQIGIKNLIIFLNKEDLCNDEELIDFIKLEINELLTKYNFDLNNIHILTGSALNVIDIIQKNKNYESIKSNIWIQKLNNLINIIDSIQIPIRNINDYFFMSIEDVFSITGRGTVVTGKIEQGCININNEVELLKFEKSSILTTVIGLEMFKKQLIQAQSGDNVGVLLRNVQKKDIKRGMILATPNKLKVYKLFTAEVYILTKDEGGRHKPFNIGYKPQFFIYTVDVTGEIKDICLNNVSQKVAIPGDKLTLTVELKHYIVLTLNMKFSIREGGKTIGAGIITNIIN
- a CDS encoding apicoplast ribosomal protein L6 — its product is MLNYKKYIFFYNNNINKNNIYYYLVLDKKFFNYIYVIYNKKNKNIINYIYILNYIYILFFNNNLFYLLNKTYKYNFYNIYFINNNIFKLILTIIGINYKFYYLKKYNILIFKLKYNHKIIIKLPNIVLCNIYINKNIIELCSYNLFILNSIGKLINSFQFINKYKELGIKLNK
- a CDS encoding apicoplast ribosomal protein S5, giving the protein MKNILYNKKFYNNKNIYILYYILIIFKSIFIILNLKIKNNFNYYLYNKIYNLLVIYIKLYYILNNIYYYNFNYYIYNMNYIYFYIYKYNSLNNKINIIYNNINIIEKIIDIKKISYTIKKGRIKRYKVILLTGNKQGWVGIGIGKHINLNKAILFSKINSLNNIYYFKYSMLNMYKLKYIYINYSNIFLKLQFKICNYLNIRFLLFKYLFECLGYLNCKIIIYYNIITNKYNLLNKILLILFNVL